The sequence aatatgggtatcaaatggaagctgttggtgaatgctttagttcagagtatttttcatgccgctccgtgactagggtctcgagatagagaccaaaacgtggaccctagaatgtgtttgtacaatatggatatcaaatgaaagctgttgataagtgctttaatacggggtaattttcatacctattgatgactagggtctcgagatataggtcaaaacgtggacccgggtaaccttcggacgtgtatgtacaatatgggtatcaaatggaagctgttgataagtgcttcaatacggggtaattttcatacctattgatgactagggtctggaaatatatgccaaaacgtggacccgccgtgtctttgcaccgaattaaaccaaacttacacacattgttaaggaggtattgaatatggttttcgtatagtttggatacctattggtatatGGGGTCTCGAGAtctaggtcaaaacgtggacccgggtaaccttcggatgtgtatgtacaatatgggtatcaaatggaagctgttggtgaatgctttagttcagagtatttccattcctccgtgactagggtctcgagatagagcccaaaacgtggaccctagaatgtgtttgtacaatatgaatatcaaatgaaagctgttgataagtgctttaatacggggtaattttcatacctattgatgactggggtctggaaatatatgccaaaacgtggacccgcagtgtctttgcaccgaattaaaccaaacttacacacattgttaaggaggtattgaagatggtttccgtatagtttggatacctattggtagatagggtctcgagatataggtcaaaacgtggacccgggtaaccttcggatgtgtatgtacaatatgggtatcaaatggaagctgttggtgaatgctttagttcagagtatttccatccgctccgtgactagggtctcgagatagagaccaaatcgtggaccctagaatgtgtttgtacaatatgggtatcaaatgaaagctgttgataagtgctttaatacggggtaattttcatacctattgatgactagggtctcgagatataggtcaaaacgtggacccgggtaaccttcggacgtgtatgtacaatatgggtatcaaatggaagctgttggtgaatgctttagttcagagtatttttcatgccgctccgtgactaggatctcgagatagagaccaaaacgtggagcctagaatgtgtttgtacaatatggatatcaaactgaaactgttggtgaatgccttagtacagagtatttttcatgccgctacgtgactggggtctccagatataggtcaaaacgtggacccgggtaacctttggttgtgtatgcacaatataggtatcacatgaaagctgttgataagtgctttaatgcggggtaattttcatacctattgatgactagggtctcgaaatatatgccaaaacgtggacccgccgtgtctttgcaccgaattaaaccaaacttatgcacattgttaagtaagtattgaaaatgggtttcgtaaagtttggttgtaattcggagcagtggcaacgggtacagcgttcttttgagccagccataatgtcgcttacttttttaacgcttggggcggaactgaactgtcaaattgacagtgttagttacaatgtgtcaatatttctttctgattggatgccataaggaaaaaacgtaagtgcaacatgtaaaaattgtttgtgaatttttttggagtggattttggaacagtgaataatttcttacgaaatttgagaatttaatgtgaaatccgattgaaattatgtgttcgtggaaaaaacaatttttttcgttttttttttttgaaaaatataaatggataatggttaaaaaagctccaattcttaataaaacatataaattgaaacgaaaaattcatggatgatcaggaaaaaagacgattgtttattcatatgcgttgatttgaaatttaaaaacaatctccttttttcctgattttcaatttatattttatatttactcaaaaacaaataggaaaccaaaaaatattgtttatgccaaagcgcttgaataaagaataaagaaataaataatatgaaaaccatatattttctgttctaaaccatatctattctattttagtgtgcccagcgaagggggccgggtttgctagtattaaattaaattcgcaTCCatcgaattaaattaatttcaagaaattaaaccaaatttagttctattaaattgaattaattttgatacaattaaaatcaaaggaattttaatatgattaaatttaatttgaaaataattaatgtaatcTTTAGCGAATAAGAAAAATCGAGTAAAATGCCATAGGCGTTCGATCATTAGATAATAGGGAAAATCGAGTAAAATGCCATAGGCGTTCGATCATTagataataagaaaaatcgTTATAAATGCCATAGGTCAacgatacaaatttaaaaattacataaataattatagGTCCATAATTACAACCTTCCTACAGTACCCTTGCCGCCATGGCTTACGCAGAAACACAAATCCTAGATTATACGAACGCACAGCTTGAAGGATGAAACAGCAAGAATACAGGAAGgaacatttaaaattattcatataatAGACACGAGACAGTACGACAACTTAACGAAAGAACTTGAAAATACTATCGCACAAAATATCCAAATCAACCATCCATTACATCCTTTCCTTAACCACGAGATAATCCAAATTCGCACACTTCTTTCAAAACTCACCCctcgaattaaaaataaacgttcATTAGATTTTATAGGCACAGCATGGAAATGGATTGCTGGTAACCCAGACCACCATGACttagaaataattaataaaaatattggaaatttactAGAAAATAACGATAGACaagtaataataaacaaaagatttttagataaaataaatgaagcaagTAATAACACAAATGAAATacttaaaagcttaaaaaataatgaaaatgtaaaattagaactaggtcttaaaattaaatataaattacaattaattaaGGAAGAGCTTATTAATATTGAATACGCCTTACATTGGGCAAAATCAAATAGTGTTAATTCATTTATATTGTCGAATCTATAAATAAGcacaattgaaaaaattattggaaaagaaGAAATACCTTACATTAATATTGAAGAAGTATTAGAATTTACCGATATTAGAATAGCCTCAAATGGCACTTCTATAATTTATATTCTAAGCTTACCTACTACTAATAAAGAAACTTGTGAAAAGATAATACTCAAGGgagtaaaaaaggaaaataaaattaataaaattgaattgaaattatgaaaagatattaaaatgtaaaacgaaaatatacggactaaaaaatgaatgtagagctataataaaataacaatttgtaatgaaaaaggttttatagaaataaataataatagctGTATTAGTAATCTTATAAACAGTAGACGCCCAAATTGCACGCTTATCAACGATGACCACATTAGCAACCTAGAAGAAGTACAACCCGGAATACTATTTTTGAACAATTATAATGGTTTAATCGAAATAGATGGCAAATCAATAGAACTGAATGGAACATTCATAATCCAACACCACAACTCCACTATCAacgtgcaaaacaaaaatttctacgTACATGAAATTAGtaatttacaacctcttccacCTGTTCTACAAAAACGAAACCCGAAGACGCCATTCGAAGAAATATTATTCTTGCAGATGATGAAAGGTCTCCAAATACAAAACTTGAAGAAGCTGGAGACGatcaacaaaatcaataaagtgGGTTTAACCTCCAATACAGCACTCACAATATCCATAATAATAGCTGTCATACTACTCGCACTTAAAATTTCCAGAAAAAGAAAGCCGAAGGACTTTCAAGGGAATTGTAATAAACTAAACGCCCTTGGTACTCCTGAGTCTACGGAGATGCGAACAGGGACGTCCGCACTTGAGGAGGGAGGATCTAACGCAATACTTCACACTCCTCAACCAAAATATGATGGTAACCCATCACCCCACACACGCAACGTTTTAGCTAACGCAACACTTCACACACCTCAACCAAAATATGATGGTAACCCAACACTCCACACGCGCAACACTTTTGAGGAAATACCAGAGCAGCGATTGGCGTTCCCGTGGGAAACGCCTACTCAGCAAAGAATTGGTCACGTTGCTAGCACACGGGCTTAGCTTTAGTATtagaattaaaatacttttaagtCAGTCGTAAAATAAGATTCAACCAATAAAGACCGGTCTCcggaataaaattgttttttttataaacaaccaCGACCGGGTAGTTTAACTTATATCACTTGATTCGAAGTGAAATTTATTGGGCGAAATTTTTTCCGGGCGAACTTCCCGATAAGGGCGAATATTGGCTTTACTATAGCtgagtagcaccaatgcatTATAGCAGGAGATAGACCCCATGTAACCCCAGCATCTTTATACATGCGTATAGTGCGTTGCtggcctttttcttcctctctaatatattttaattccaTGATAGTTTattatccaaaattactccaaGGTACTTTGTGTGGTTTTTAAGAGTTAGTTCAACTTCATTTAGCTTCGGGGGTTGCCAATAGGGGATCTTGTACCTTCTAATATCATATCCGTTTTATCAGCATTTATCCGTAGCCCTGCCTGTGTTGTCCATTGGTGCACTGCTGCGAGTGTATTATTCATAATGTTTAGGTATTTGCCTGTCACTACTATGGCTATGTCATCTGCTTATGCTACTAGTTTAGTAACTCATTAACTGCGAGTAGCCAAATAAGTGGCGATAGAACACCACAATGTGGCGTACCCTCGCATGCTACTTTAGTGAGTTTAGCTTCGTTCCATTCCGCCCTTATTATTCTACAACCTAACAGGTTCTTTATCCATGAATAAACGACGGATTCTGTATTCGTTGTATTTAAGCTCCTTAAAATGGCTTCTCCTGACACTTTGTTGAATGCACCACTAatgtctagaaatactcctaaagTATATTCATCGTAGTCTAGAGCTTTCTTTTATAACTAACACTAGTGAGTGTAACGCAGTCTCTGCCTCTAGTTTATGCGTGTTGTGCCTTATACATAAAGTCTGACATCCTATTTTCAGAGGTCAAACTAATGGGCCTATCGTCCTTTGAAAGTATCGGGTTGTTCTTACCCGCTTTCGGTATAAATACAACCCTTGCTTCTCTCCAGATAACAGGTATATAAATAGTTAAGCCTCAGACATATATCGCTTTTAGCCATGGTACCAAAAGATCGCTCATCCTTTGGAGCATGGCTGGAAAAATTCCGTCTACGCCTGGCGATTTAAATGGGTTAAAAGTGTTGAATGCCCATTCTATTTTTTGGATTGTAATAAACTCTTCCGTGATGTTTGCTACGTTATCTCTTAAGGGATCGTGATCTAAGTAGTCTATGCATCCTGGAAAATGCGTAATGACTAGATCTTGTAGTGATTCTTCACAACTATCAGTCCAGTATCCTTTAGTTTTGCGAATTAAATTGGGCATGTTGGAATGTTTCGATAACAGTTTCCTGAGCCTAGTCGCTTCATTTGTTCTTTGAATACTGCCacagaagtctttccatgattcgCTTTTGGCCCTATGTATTTCTTTCTTATATGTTCGTCGTGGATCGTTACATTACTCATTCATTGTCGGCTGCCCGGTCCTGCTGCTCAGTCCAGTATCCGTTAGTTTTGCGAATTAAATTGGGCGTGTTGGAATGTTTAGATAACAGTTTCCTGAGCCTAGTCGCTTCGTTTGTACTTTGAATACTGCCacagaagtctttccatgattcgCTTTTGGTCCTATGTATTTCTTTCTTATATGTTCGTCGTAGATCGTTACATTACTCATTCATTGTCGGCTGCCCGTACCaacttatataaataataatacatttcGCCGTTTTGATCCCACCTCCTTGTTCCACCAAGGTGGCTTTGATCTGCGTTTTAATCATAGGGGAGTGCATGCTGCGTGATTTGCTTTATTAAGTGCCCTTATTACCGTTTTAACACGAGAGCTGAACCTGCGAGGTCTCAATGGTTTTCGCATTAGCAATTTCCTAAACAGATCCCAGTTTGTATTTCTAGGATTTCTGAAGGTATTGTTCTTTAGCTTGGCGGTGAATGTTATtctattatgtatgtatctgtggTCGGAGAAAGAAGGCGTTAATAACACTCCCCAATCTTCCACCATCGTAAGGTTATTCGTAAAGGTTAACCCTAGAACCTTTTACGAGGTGGGCCCAATATATGTTGGCTCCACCTCACGCTTTGCTACTTCTAGGCTACtttgtaaaatgaaattgaataggGATGGTTTGATGTGAGTTTCCATCGGATCCTACGACAAGCGCTAGCTTCCTTCGCTCGGCTTCCTTGGCCAAATTGTGAAGCCCGTCCGGCGGTGCCTCCTTTTCGTGGGACATGTAGCAGGACCCAAGAAATAAAGGTTTATTTTTGCAGTCCTGAATTGTCACCACTGTCAGGTCATCTGTGGAGAGATTAGTATTAAAGTAAgaacataaactttttttaacgaGTATCACTGCTCTAACTCTGTTCTTACCCGATCGAGAAGTATATATTGTAGTTTGGTGAGTCTAGTCCAGACACCAGGTTTTCCGAACTAATCCATGGTTCCGTAGCCGACCCACATCGTAGTTGGCCCCTTCTAGATTCTTTTGGGAAGATTTAGCTGAAGGACCTTCTGACTTCTTATAGACTTCTTGTAGATTTAGGGCGGTTTCGAGGATGTCTTCTTTGCCGAGATCCTTCTCCATCTCCACAGTTTCCAGCGTGTTCTGATTTATATCTGTTGGGCTGCGTTTTTTGAGGCAAAGGTACACGCTGCCAATACTCTACGCCATACTCTTCCCAAGCCTTGCATATAAGATGTCCTccgttgttttattaatttggatGATGCAGTTTTGGCCTCCATCCGCACTTGCTGATTTAGCCACCTTCAACATCTTCCAATCATCGGTAGGAACATCCGTATTTTGTCGTTGCAGGAGTTTTAAGGCATACTCTGGATTGACCGTGCGCGGTATCAGCACCTTAGCTTTCGGTATCGTTGGTATGCAACTCCGATCCACGATTTCAACAGATGCCCCTTCCCATAGGCCTTGAAGTCTTTTCACCGTTTCCTTAACCCGTATGAGAGTGAGGTCgtctttacattttattatcttCACGCCACTGACCCAACCTGCTCCATCAAATGTAGGCATTGTTGCGCTCGGATCAGCGTCAATTTTTGCGAAAAGAGCCTCCAGTAGCTTCATCTCAACTACCTTCCATTGCTCCTGCGTTATTCGTCCCAAAGGGTTACTGCGATCAGTAAGCGACGCGGCCAAGTGCTTCTTGGCTACCTCACTGACTGCCGCCGGTGCTTTAGATGTGGATGGTTCTTCAGGTTGAGTGCTTCGCGATTTTGCTCCTCTACCTGGTTTGCGAACTTTGGGTTCGATGCGGCACATCCAGCACGTGTTGCAAAATATGCGCGGCCTTTTTCTACGTCCTCCCTAGCCCATGCCAGTCTTTCCGCTTCTGCTTGTGTCAGATGGGCCATACCTCCAAGTCGATCGCAGATCTTGACCGCAGCTTTGTATCTCGACTTAGCTTTCAACCCCTCCTTACTTGGCTTTACTCTAGGCCTATTCGTACTGTCCGAAATGGTACCATCGAGTTTTACCGAAGAGTTAAGTAAAGCATCCTCTTCTGCGGTATTTACGCTAGCTGTGCTTTCCAGGTCCGAGTCTACTTGAACTATGACACCCGCACGCTGCATagcgattttgtttttcacgATTGTTTTTGTAGAGGTGTGGCCGCTGGCGACACAGCTTCCGCCTTCACTGTACCCGCCGGTGGTAGCAGCCCCTTCTCCCACCGACGTTTGGGTTAATATCCTAACCCGTATAATTTCCTTGTCTACCtctatattaatttatatttcaagGATCTCCAACCAATAGCTTTTTATTCCTAGCCGCCAGGAACCTCATTAGAAATGATCTTTGTATTAGCCCCCCGACAACCCCTTTGGGTAACATATAGAGTTAGTCACCGCGGAGAGTTAGTCTTAGCTAAACATCACCTGTCCACATTGCAATCAGGTAGACCTGGTTAAACCTAACCTCATGCAATGCAGCCGGTGGTGCCCATTGCCCAGTCGGCGCCCACGGAGAGGAACTAGCTACGCGGATTTTCGCCAAAATTAGtttcaacacaaaaaattttgagcagttttcaccaaatttgaataaagttttaaatgtaCTACAACGCATCCACCAAAATCTGagttcatttttgtatttaatttgaattcaaGGGAACATAATATAGAAATGCACAATCAAATGCtgtgcaaaatgccgtcggccattcgtcaatttgatttcctacagaagccaaaaaaagAGAATTCACtttaatcagctctgttaaatgTTTCACTACACTCGGCAGCGGTTagacttaatttttgacaattcacactactCGTAGCCCGCGAGACTTCTCTaaacattaacgttctctgcaatgCGTTTCTGAGATTTTACCAGCTACATTAATGTTAACAGCACCATTGGCCGGCACAGATGAAGTGCGTAAGTGAGTGTGCGTTTGTATTAATACTGGCTAAGCAATAACACCaatagagagaacgttggttcaaatctcgaTGAAgctccaaaattaagaaaaacatttttctaatagcggtcgcccctcggcaggcaatggcaaacctccgagtgtatttctgccatgacaaagctcctcataaaaatatctgccgttcggagtcggcttgaaactttaggtccctccatttgtggaacaacatcaagacgcacaccacaaataggagg comes from Anastrepha obliqua isolate idAnaObli1 chromosome 6, idAnaObli1_1.0, whole genome shotgun sequence and encodes:
- the LOC129250447 gene encoding uncharacterized protein LOC129250447, with the protein product MCRIEPKVRKPGRGAKSRSTQPEEPSTSKAPAAVSEVAKKHLAASLTDRSNPLGRITQEQWKVVEMKLLEALFAKIDADPSATMPTFDGAGWVSGVKIIKCKDDLTLIRVKETVKRLQGLWEGASVEIVDRSCIPTIPKAKVLIPRTVNPEYALKLLQRQNTDVPTDDWKMLKVAKSASADGGQNCIIQINKTTEDILYARLGKSMA